In Phenylobacterium hankyongense, the sequence CAGCCCGGCCCGCGCGCCGGCCAGGCTGAAGTCCTGGCAGGGCGAGGAGGCCCAGGCGAGGTCGGCGCGGCCCGCGAGGTCGGCGGCCGACAGCTTCCAGACGTCGCCCACGTGCAGGTGGTCCGCGGCGTCGGCGAAGTTGGCCCGGTAGGTGGCGGCCTTCACCGGATCGAAGTCGTTGGCGAAAGCGCAGCGCCAATCGTCCCCGAGCCCCAGACGGGCCATGCCCCCGCCGGCGAAAAACTCGTAGAAGGTGGCGGGCGCCCGACTCATGGACAGCGAGTCTAGCGTGCGTCGCGCCCACCGAAAGGCCGCAGACATGCGCCGATTGATCGCCCTATCCGCCCTGGTCCTCTGCGCCTGCCAGCCCCACGGCCCGGGGGGCAAGCCGGCGGCGTCGCCGGACGACCCGCTCAAGGCCGCCCCGCCGCCGATGACCGCGGCCCAGATCGGCGGCGACATCGACGCGCGTGGGACCGAGCCGTTCTGGAGCCTGAAGATCCGGGGGACGCAGATGACCCTGTCGCGGGCCGGCGCGCCGGACCTGGTCGCCACCGTCGCCGCCCCGGTGCTGGGCGACGCGCAAGCCGCCTGGTCCGGCCAGTCCGCCGACGGCCAGACGATCAAGGCGACGGTCTACGTCAGCGATTGTACGGATGGGATGGGCGACCGGACCTATCCGCTGGCGGCCCAGGTGGAACTCACGCAGCTCACGCAGCTGAGCGGATGCGCCGCCAGGCCCGCGAGCGCGCCGAAGGGCGTCGCCGCCCGCTAGTCCCCAGCCTGGCCACGGCCCGGCTCGAAGGAGGCGACCTGCGACTGGCGGGCCGTCGCCGCCTGGCTGTGGTGCCGCACCGGGAGCGCAAGCCCCACGGCGATAGCCGCGGCGGCGGCCGCGGCGAGAAACGCTTTCAGCGCCATGTCCGGGTCCCTCGAACCGTCCTTACGCGAAGGACTACGGTGTAGCTTGCTGCGGTTAATGGTCGGGGAATTAACAGGCTGAATAAACAGTGAGTTCCTACGGCCAAGCCATCTGCGGGCTTGACCGATCCCTGCGCGCGGGCGGCTAATTACCGGCGATAACAAAACGCCCGACGACAAAACGCCTGGGGAGGCGCGGCGCATGGACAAGGCCTACGACCTGGTGATCCGGGGCGGGACGCTCGTCGACGGTTCCGGCGGCGCGCCGGTCGACGCCGACGTCGGCGTCAGGGACGGGCGGATCGCCGCGGTGGGCCGGATCGCCGGGGCCGGCGCCGAGGAGATCGATGCCGCCGGCCTGCTGGTCACCCCGGGCTTCGTCGACATCCACACCCACTATGACGGCCAGGCCACCTGGGACAGCCGGATGCAGCCGTCCTCCTGGCACGGGGTCACCACCGTGGTGATGGGCAACTGCGGCGTCGGCTTCGCCCCCTGCAAGGCCGAAGACCACGACCGGCTGATCCGGCTGATGGAAGGCGTCGAGGACATTCCATTCCCGGTGCTGAGCCAGGGCCTGCCGTGGACCTGGGAGAGCTATCCCGACTATCTCGACGCCCTGTCGCAGCGCCGCTTCGACGTCGACATCGGCAGCCAGCTGCCGCACGCCGCGCTGCGGGTGTTCGTTATGGGCGAGCGCGGGGCCAACCGCGAGCCGGCCACTCCGGCCGACATCCACGCCATGGCGGCGATCGCCCGGCGGGCGGTGGACGCCGGCGCGCTCGGCTTCTCCACCTCGCGCACGCTCAACCATCGCACCTCCGACGGCCAGCCGACCCCGACCCTGACGGCGGGCGAGGACGAGCTGACCGGCATCGCCATGGGCCTTGCGGCGGCCGGCAAGGGGACGCTGCAGTTCGTCTCCGACTTCGCCGACGCCGAGGCGGAGTTCGCCATGCTGCGGCGGCTGGTGGAGAAATCGGGCCGGCCGCTGTCCTTCAGCCTGGTGCAGAGCCCGCGCCAGCCGGAGGGCTATCGGTTCCTGCTGGAGAGGCTGTCGCAGGCCAGCGCCGCGGGCCTGCCCATGCGCGCCCAGGTGGCGGGGCGGCCGGTGGGCATCCTGTTCGGCTTCGAGCTGACCCTGAACCCCTTCAGCCACCATCCCGCCTATCGGGGGATCAAGGACCTGCCGCTGGAGGGCCGCGTGGCGCGGCTGCGCGATCCCGCCTTCCGCGCGCGGCTGCTGGCCGAGCAGAGCGAGGCGGACCGCGGCTTCGCCGGCGCCCAGCCGCGCAACTGGGACAAGATGTTCCTGATGGGCGACGAGCCCGACTACGAGCAGACGCCGGACCAGACGGTGGCGGCGCTGGCCGAGCGCCGCGGGGTCGATCCCGCCGAGGTGGCGCTGGATCACATGCTGCGCCAGGGCGGCCGCGGCATGCTCTACCTGCCGTTCCTCAACTACGCCGACGGCTCGCTCGACCCG encodes:
- a CDS encoding COG3650 family protein; this translates as MRRLIALSALVLCACQPHGPGGKPAASPDDPLKAAPPPMTAAQIGGDIDARGTEPFWSLKIRGTQMTLSRAGAPDLVATVAAPVLGDAQAAWSGQSADGQTIKATVYVSDCTDGMGDRTYPLAAQVELTQLTQLSGCAARPASAPKGVAAR
- a CDS encoding N-acyl-D-amino-acid deacylase family protein; protein product: MDKAYDLVIRGGTLVDGSGGAPVDADVGVRDGRIAAVGRIAGAGAEEIDAAGLLVTPGFVDIHTHYDGQATWDSRMQPSSWHGVTTVVMGNCGVGFAPCKAEDHDRLIRLMEGVEDIPFPVLSQGLPWTWESYPDYLDALSQRRFDVDIGSQLPHAALRVFVMGERGANREPATPADIHAMAAIARRAVDAGALGFSTSRTLNHRTSDGQPTPTLTAGEDELTGIAMGLAAAGKGTLQFVSDFADAEAEFAMLRRLVEKSGRPLSFSLVQSPRQPEGYRFLLERLSQASAAGLPMRAQVAGRPVGILFGFELTLNPFSHHPAYRGIKDLPLEGRVARLRDPAFRARLLAEQSEADRGFAGAQPRNWDKMFLMGDEPDYEQTPDQTVAALAERRGVDPAEVALDHMLRQGGRGMLYLPFLNYADGSLDPAYEMLTHPDAVPGLSDGGAHVGMICDGSFPTSNLTHWTRDRTRGPKLPLERMVRAQTRDTAEAVGLYDRGLVAPGYRADLNVIDYGRLKLLSPQVAHDLPAGGRRLIQRAEGYVATIVAGQVTYRGGEPTDALPGRLLRGAQGAPAALAAE